In the Numenius arquata chromosome 26, bNumArq3.hap1.1, whole genome shotgun sequence genome, CTCGCCTGTCCCCCGCAGCTGGCCCTTGGTCGGGATGAGGGGTCATCCCATctccaccccccctcctcctccctctgctttaGAGCGTGAATTCTTTTTCAGGGCTGAAGGAGGGGATGACAAATCCCTTACGGGGCATTTTCAGGGAACAAGTTGCCTCTCCCCCACCCACTCCACACTCCCTCCCACCCCGTGGCCGTGACAGAGAAACCGCTTTCCCCATTTTGGCTCGCTGACGAAGCTCACCGGTGTGATTTGAGCCTCTCCTGGGGTCTGAGATCATCAGGAGAGCCGAAACCTGGCTCCAAGGCTTTGCCACCCCCAGAGCTCCCCGCCAGGGCTGCCACCACCTGcgttttcctctctgctgtcccCGACAGAGGGGCTTTctctgccctcccctctccccgagCTGTGCTTGGGGCATTGAAGTCATGCGTGAGCCAGCTCCCTGGGAGGAGATCCGCTGAGGCCAAAGTgggtggtttgggtttattttttagcAAAACCTGtgagcgtggggtccctcccctgccccgccccgtccccctaAATTCACTGTGAACGAGgaagagcccagcccagctcccaccttTATCCCCTTGTTGAGTTTCTCCCCTCAGCGTTGCTTTAGGATTAGGAGGTGCCAGGGGTCCCGTGCCCCGGGCTCCCGTGGGCTCCTTCCCCACCCCGCGCTCCCCcgctgctgtccctgtccctcccagtGACAATAAAAGGGCTTTTCTTTGGTGATGGATGCAGCAGGATCTGACCATGtggtcctgggcaggaactgggGTGAAATGGCGGTGTTTTGGTGCAGGGTCAGGCAGAGCTCACCTATTCCTAAGGTCGGCTGCGAGCGCTAACGAGACGGCTTTTAATAAGGTGAAGCTGAGCCGCGCGTGGGAATCACCACGTGTTTGTACAACAGGTCATTGTGCCCAGGTTCATGCTCCAGAGCAGGATGCGAAGGTGGGGGAGAATTAGATAAATAATTAGCCCCAGTGCTAATTATTTGAGTCTAATGAGGAAGGGAGTGTCAGTCAGAAaaacagctggaggcagcagctggcagaAATGAGCTGGCAGCGCCAGGGGTCCTGGGTCTGGATGGCCCTGGGTGTGTAGAGGGGCTGTAGGATGGgtttggggacactggggatgtcGAGGACCGTGGAGGTAACCTCGGGGGTGTGGGGACACCGGGGATACGTGGACAACGAGACTGCAGGTACACCAGGATGAGGGGTCCTTGGGGATGCAGGGACACTGGATTTGGGGACGTGAGGGACTTGGGGATGTGAGGACACTGGGGTTGTAGGGACACCAGGGACACAGAGACACTGCAGACTCAGGGCTGTCTCccagctgtgctggaggtggGTGCTCGCGCAAGGATCAGGGCTTCCTGGTCACCTCGGTGCCCaggggtgctgccagcccctggggacaTCGTACAGCAGTGGGCATCACCCTGTGGGGCAGAGGCCTGGTGCACTCGTGACACAGCTGGCCCTGCAGGATGCCATGTGGGGTGGCATCTTGCCAGGGTGGTGGGAACATCTTCCTGCCACCGCCATGGCCCCCGCGCTGCCATAGCCCTGCCCCACCTGTGTCTTCCtgccgtgtcccctgtccccagggctggcaccgCATCCAGAGCAGCGAGAGGCGGGACTCGTCATCGTCCCTTTATTCACCAGGGCCtgggtgcagggtgggggaaCGCGTGGGCACGGGGTGGCATGGGCATGGAGATGGCACAGGGCACAGCAGTGGCACAGCATGGGCACAGGGTGGCATGGGCATGGAGATGGCATGGAGTGGGCATAAGCAGAAAGGTGGTGAGGGCATGGAGATAGCAGAGGTGCAGcagtgagggtggggagacagtGTTGGCACAGAGTGTGGgcatggcaggggcttggggaTGGCATGGGGATGGGAATGAAATGGGCATGGGGTGGGCAAAGGCACGGGAtggcactgggatggggatggtacAGCCATAGGGATGGGGGTCAGGATGGCATGGACATGAGGATGACAAGATGGGAATGAAAGGGGCATGGGGTGGGCAAAGGCATGGGGGATGGCGATGGCTCAGGGATGGCACAGGAATGGGGATGGTATGGGCTTGAGGGTGGCATGAgcatgggaatggagatggcaAAGGGATGGGTATAACATTGGCATGGGGTGGAGAAAGGCAGAGAGGTGGCATGGGGATGGTACAAGGTTGGCATGGGCCTGAGGATGGCATGGGGGCGGGCAGACACAGGGATGTCAGAGGGTGGGAATGGCATGGTCATGGGGACAGTGGAGCAGGGCACAAGTGTTGGCAGGGAGCTGGCACAGCCGGCACAAGCCCAGTGACGCCTTGGGCTGGGCACTGACCCCATGGGCACCTGCTCCCTCACTTCCAGCTGGCGAAGAACTGCTTGAAGAGGGTTGTCTCGCGACCCTGGGGCAGGATTTCCACCtgccaggacagggacaggaAGGGGACGGGGACCAGGATGGGTGACATTGCCCATGCCagcccctgggcacccctggccaCCTGCACCCACCTGTGTCTGGGGCGAGTAGCCCATGCGGGTGATGACCTCCTCGGCCACTTTCAGGGCAGCCTGGCGCTCCTGCTCATTGGCCTTgtgccctgcagatggggacGTCAGAGCCACACAGGGGCTGGCCCCTACCCCCGGGTTCCCCACCGTCCCTCTCCCTGGGCACCTTTCCAGACATAGACCTTCCCACCAGCGCCATTGTCCAGCACGAAGCAGTCGTCAGGGCAGAGCAGGCTCTGGCTgaaggggctgctggtggccacctgGCTCAGGTCCATGCGCCCTGTCGCATCTGAGACCTGCCCGCAGACAGGCCATCACTGCGGGGCCGCCATGGTGTCCCTTGGCCATGCCCAGCCCTGAGACCACCACGGGGACACTGAGCTATGCCCATCCCTGGGGCCACTGTGGTGTCCCAAGATGACCTTGCCTTGTAGAGGATGGCTGCCCGCGCGTTTCTCTGATCGGCCACAACATCCTCCTCGGGGCTGCCCTCCTGCAAGGTGGGCTTGGGGCCCAGCACCTGCCAGGTAAAGAGATGGGGTATCACAGAGCCACCCCCCAGGGACACTCGggtccccttctcctcccaggagGAATGTTGGGGCTCCATCATACCTTGAGCATCTCGGGTGGCTCCTCGCCATCCACCACAATCTCCAGGCGAGCCTTGCCACCCCGCTCGCCGTCCCGGAtggctgcagccagctcctgcGCCCGGCTGCGCTCCAGCATATTGCATCTGGCTCCGCACCAGACGAAGAGGGTCTGGGAACAGGGAGAGGGACAGTGGTGATGGagccatcccacctcccctgggcTACCATGGTGGCCTCCAACCCACAGCACCCAGGTTGAGGATGAAGCAATCACTGAGGTTGAAGCTGGCCCAGGGAGATGCTCTGATGGACAAATGGACACCCTGACAGATGGATGCcccaacagacagacagacacccagATGGACAAATGGATGCCCCGATGGACAGCCTGATACCTCAACAATCAAACATGCCTATGGATAGTGGGGCACCCCAACTGATTGATGGGCACTCCAAGAGACAGACAAGGACAGATAGACACCCCTATGGATAGACAGATGGCCCAATGGACAGATGGCCACTTGGAAAGACAGATGAACAACCCAACAGACTAGTACTCAGAGGACAAACAGACATCCCAGCAGATAAGACACCCAGAAAACCAGGTAGACACCCCTATGGATGGACACAGACTttgacagacagatggacacctcaaCAGATGGACACCAGAAGAACAAATAGCCAGCCCTACGGATGGACAGATGCCCCGATGAAAAGGGACACCCCAATGAGCTGATGGACACCAAGAAGAACTCATTGCACCCCCACACCAGgcgagaaggctctgggggggcagggagagggacagtGGTGACAGGGCCACCCAGCGGCCCCCGCTCACCTCGCCCAGGTCGAGAATGAAGCAGTCGCCGGTGTTGAAGCTGGCCCAGCTCAGATCCCGCTCACTCGCCCGGATGTTCTTCTTGCCCTTCACTTGATAGAGCTTATGCATGGGGCTGGCGCTGGGGTGGGTGGGCTTGAACGCTGAGTCCACGCCGCCCTCCTGCCGGCAGGGGGGTGCTGAGCACCCTGTGGGGGTGCCCAGCACCCAAGGGGGATGAcaagcacccagaggtgatgaTGAGCACCCAACGGGGGTGCTGAGCATTTGGTGGGATGCCCAGCACCAAGGGGGGGTGACAGGCACCTATCAGAGATGCTGAACACCCAGAGGGGATGCTGAGAACCCACCAGGGAGGCTGAGCACCCTCTGGGGAAACCCAGCACCCAGAGGGGGTCCCACACACTCAGTGGGGTATAGGCAGGGTGGTGAGGGTGCTGAGAGCTCAGTGGTGGTGCTGAGCGCACCATGGGGATGCTGAGCACCCATCCAGGATGCTGAGAGCCTGGTTGGGATGCTGAGCGCTCAGTGGGGATTCTGAGCACCCCGAGCACCCTTCAGGGGTGCCCAGCCCCCATACCTGGTAGGTGACGCCGCGGGGGAAGTACTCCATGAAGACATCGGACTCGTTGCCCTGTACCTCGCGGTGTGTCACAGGGTGTTCTCCCAGCAGCGCATTCAGCTGGGTGGAGAGGAGGGCGCAGGCACCCTGCTCATCCCGCGAGGAATCCCGGCCTGCGGCGGCAGCCAGCGCTGAGCCCCCTGGTCCCACCACCgcccccccgtgcccccaccCGCCACGCCAGGGCTCACCCATCCAGAGGTGGAGGTGGGCTCGCTCGTCTGGCCCATTGTGCAGCACCAGGTAGGCATCCCCCGAGAAGAAGACACCCCACGTCGCCTTGGGGACCTCCACTGGCTTCAGCTTCTCCACTCGCCAGATGTGCAGCCCCGggtgggtggcagcagggctgaAGGGGGAACCACTGTGGGGCGAGGGGCAACATGAGCTGGGGGGCAAGGTGGGGTGGGAAGTGGGTGGGGAGGGGCTTGGTACCTTTTGGGGAGCGCAGTGTACATGGCGTCAGGGAGGTGATGATGGGTGGGGTGGGTAGATGGATGGACCTGCAGATGGAGGGACACCATGACATGGACAGCACAAGGGATGGAGAACTGGGAGCTCAAGGACACCCCAACAGGGAGATGGGTGCCCCAATGGACAGAATGACACCCTGACAGGTAGATGAACACCccaatggacagatggacatctaaGGATGGACAGACGCCTCCATACACATGGATACCCCTACATATAGGTGGACACCCCCATGGACAGACAAACACACCAACAAATGAACACCCAGGAAGACAGACAAACACCCCAATGTCCAGATGTACCCCGATGTACAGCTCGACACTTGGAAGGACAGGTGGACACCCCTACAAACAGATGGGCACCCCCAATGGATAGGTGCACACctggaaggacagacagacagcccaATGGGTGGGAAGCCACTGGGACAGACTGACGGACACCCATAGAGGCACTCACCCTGTGACAGACAGGCAGACACCCTGAAGGACACCTCgagagacacacagacacctggatggacagatggacaccccgAAGGATACCTGGATGGACAGACGTACACCCCGGTGGACAGACGGACACTCTGAGGGACACCCAGCCAGCCTTCGCAGACGCCCCAACAGCCGTGGGACACCCGGAAGGTGGCGGTGGTGACTCAGGCGGCAGGAAAGggtggggactgggggatggGGGGGCCGGGCCACGCGTGGGCCccgctggggggagggggggggggggcactggggagggctCGTGGCCTCGTGTGGGGTCCCTCGCACTAGGGATGGGGGACACCGAGCTCTGGGACCTCCTCCACTGGAACACCCTTCCTCGGGGGGCTGCCCCTCCCCTCTGGGTGTCCCCACTCTGGGACCATCCCACCCCACTGGGACCCGCTGTCACCCAGGGGATCAAGTGCCaccaagggggggggggtcccagccctctgccctgccagagGCTGGGGCAGGTCTGGGGGAGGCTgtactggggaagggggggggggggggcatactGGGGGGAGGCTGTACTGTGGGGGGGACTGTACTGGGACCTGTACTGGAAGGGCTATACTGGATGGGGGGACTGTACTGGGAGGGGCGGGGGAGCAGCACTGTACTGGGGGCTGTGTTGGGGGGAAGctgcactgggatgggcttgtaCTGGAATGCTGTACTGGGAAGGGAAAGCTGTACTGGGTAGGGAGGACTGGGGGGAG is a window encoding:
- the CAPG gene encoding macrophage-capping protein isoform X2, whose amino-acid sequence is MYTALPKSGSPFSPAATHPGLHIWRVEKLKPVEVPKATWGVFFSGDAYLVLHNGPDERAHLHLWMGRDSSRDEQGACALLSTQLNALLGEHPVTHREVQGNESDVFMEYFPRGVTYQEGGVDSAFKPTHPSASPMHKLYQVKGKKNIRASERDLSWASFNTGDCFILDLGETLFVWCGARCNMLERSRAQELAAAIRDGERGGKARLEIVLGPKPTLQEGSPEEDVVADQRNARAAILYKVSDATGRMDLSQVATSSPFSQSLLCPDDCFVLDNGAGGKVYVWKGHKANEQERQAALKVAEEVITRMGYSPQTQVEILPQGRETTLFKQFFASWK
- the CAPG gene encoding macrophage-capping protein isoform X1; amino-acid sequence: MYTALPKSGSPFSPAATHPGLHIWRVEKLKPVEVPKATWGVFFSGDAYLVLHNGPDERAHLHLWMGRDSSRDEQGACALLSTQLNALLGEHPVTHREVQGNESDVFMEYFPRGVTYQEGGVDSAFKPTHPSASPMHKLYQVKGKKNIRASERDLSWASFNTGDCFILDLGETLFVWCGARCNMLERSRAQELAAAIRDGERGGKARLEIVVDGEEPPEMLKVLGPKPTLQEGSPEEDVVADQRNARAAILYKVSDATGRMDLSQVATSSPFSQSLLCPDDCFVLDNGAGGKVYVWKGHKANEQERQAALKVAEEVITRMGYSPQTQVEILPQGRETTLFKQFFASWK
- the CAPG gene encoding macrophage-capping protein isoform X3, with translation MYTALPKSGSPFSPAATHPGLHIWRVEKLKPVEVPKATWGVFFSGDAYLVLHNGPDERAHLHLWMGRDSSRDEQGACALLSTQLNALLGEHPVTHREVQGNESDVFMEYFPRGVTYQEGGVDSAFKPTHPSASPMHKLYQVKGKKNIRASERDLSWASFNTGDCFILDLGETLFVWCGARCNMLERSRAQELAAAIRDGERGGKARLEIVVDGEEPPEMLKVSDATGRMDLSQVATSSPFSQSLLCPDDCFVLDNGAGGKVYVWKGHKANEQERQAALKVAEEVITRMGYSPQTQVEILPQGRETTLFKQFFASWK